The following proteins are encoded in a genomic region of Euhalothece natronophila Z-M001:
- a CDS encoding J domain-containing protein: protein MTYTLEQLETITSLNPAHKQAIETLLSFYQFIRSTWTASAIAQLKQAHDLDLRRKQDRLQLAHLAAREELDFARSLPQGLEPLADLPPETQYQPETPETAESESDRYARLEKFTLLLLTGRILPSGQPLNGTQDAPAMRILGSPKTLTELEYNYKQLVKHHHPDISPFSTEEAQARFTYVRKLYQLTRRCWEQLNPTATISQETLQHRLKARVPYSPESFWYWLE from the coding sequence ATGACTTATACTTTAGAACAACTTGAAACCATCACTAGCCTTAACCCTGCTCACAAACAAGCCATTGAGACTCTCCTAAGCTTTTATCAGTTTATTCGTAGTACCTGGACGGCTAGCGCGATCGCGCAACTGAAACAAGCTCATGATTTAGATTTAAGAAGAAAGCAAGATCGGTTGCAACTTGCCCATTTAGCCGCCAGAGAAGAGTTAGACTTTGCGCGATCGTTACCGCAAGGATTAGAACCCCTGGCTGACTTACCTCCAGAAACACAGTATCAACCAGAAACACCAGAAACAGCAGAATCAGAAAGTGACCGTTATGCCCGTTTAGAAAAATTTACTCTCTTACTCCTCACTGGACGAATTTTGCCATCTGGTCAACCCTTAAATGGCACACAAGACGCTCCAGCGATGCGAATTTTAGGGAGTCCGAAAACCCTAACGGAACTGGAATACAACTATAAGCAACTAGTCAAACATCATCATCCTGATATTAGTCCTTTTTCTACTGAAGAAGCCCAAGCCCGATTTACCTATGTTCGCAAACTGTATCAACTGACTCGTCGATGTTGGGAACAACTGAACCCCACAGCAACAATTTCCCAAGAGACATTACAACATCGCTTAAAAGCGCGAGTCCCCTATTCTCCCGAAAGTTTCTGGTATTGGCTGGAGTAG
- a CDS encoding AbrB/MazE/SpoVT family DNA-binding domain-containing protein encodes MKIQLRRWGNSLGLRVPQKIAQNYGLDENSLVELTETPEGIMIQKRSRVSSLDELLSSIPDDFEYPEDTREFNESGSVGEELI; translated from the coding sequence ATGAAAATTCAGTTGAGAAGGTGGGGAAATAGTCTCGGCTTGAGAGTTCCCCAGAAAATTGCTCAAAATTATGGTCTAGATGAAAACTCCCTAGTGGAGTTGACCGAAACCCCAGAGGGAATCATGATTCAGAAAAGAAGTCGGGTTTCTAGCCTTGATGAGTTACTATCTAGCATTCCCGATGATTTTGAATATCCCGAAGACACCAGAGAATTTAATGAAAGCGGTTCTGTTGGTGAGGAACTAATCTAG
- a CDS encoding type II toxin-antitoxin system PemK/MazF family toxin: protein MNIERGEVIRINLNPISGREQAGNARPCLVISHTQYNQARGGIVIVTPITGTVKPEVKIMIPIPEGFQVQGSVIAEQVRSLDLNTRWWKTTGEVLPKSFVDEVVETLNLIIFNS from the coding sequence ATGAATATCGAACGGGGGGAAGTGATCCGAATTAATCTTAATCCGATTAGCGGTCGAGAACAAGCGGGAAATGCTCGTCCTTGTTTAGTCATCAGTCACACTCAATATAATCAAGCTCGCGGAGGGATTGTGATTGTTACTCCCATTACGGGAACAGTCAAACCCGAAGTAAAAATTATGATTCCCATTCCAGAGGGGTTTCAAGTTCAGGGGTCAGTCATCGCAGAACAGGTGAGGTCACTTGATTTAAATACTCGTTGGTGGAAAACAACAGGAGAAGTTTTACCCAAATCTTTTGTCGATGAGGTGGTAGAAACCTTGAATTTGATTATCTTCAATTCATAG